The proteins below are encoded in one region of Salmo salar chromosome ssa02, Ssal_v3.1, whole genome shotgun sequence:
- the LOC106588647 gene encoding cytosolic purine 5'-nucleotidase isoform X2 translates to MHRMSAVGLNSQWKLVQYGAAARVFVNRSLAMEKIKCFGFDMDYTLAVYKSPEYESLGFELTVERLVHIGYPQELLSFVYDPAFPTRGLVFDTMYGNLLKVDAYGNILVCVHGFNFLRGPEIRELYPNKFIQRDDTERFYILNTLFNLPETYLFACLVDFFSNCDRYASCETGFKDGDLFMSFKSMFQDIRDAVDWVHFKGTLKEKTVENLEKYVVRDAKLPLLLSRMNEVAKVFLATNSDYKYTHKIMTYLFDFPHGPKHGTSHRPWQSYFDLILVDARKPLFFGEGTVLRQVDTTTGRLKIGTYTGPLHHGIVYSGGSSDIVCDLLGAKGKDIVYIGDHIFGDILKSKKRQGWRTFLIIPELAQELHVWTDKSSLFEELQGLDIFLAELYKHLDSSSNERPDISALQRRVKKVTHDMDMCYGMMGSLFRSGSRQTLFASQVMRYADLYAASFINLLYYPFSYLFRAAHVLMPHESTVEHAHIDTDTESPLATRNRHCTDSKDLECCSNKNRSQLTRSISEIKPPNMFPQTPQEITHCHDEDDDEEEEE, encoded by the exons TGTACAAGTCTCCAGAGTACGAGTCTCTGGGCTTTGAGCTGACCGTGGAGCGCCTGGTCCACATCGGTTACCCCCAGGAGCTGCTCAGCTTCGTCTACGACCCCGCCTTCCCCACCAG AGGCCTGGTGTTTGACACCATGTATGGGAACCTGTTGAAGGTGGACGCGTACGGCAACATCCTGGTCTGTGTCCACGGCTTCAATTTCCTACGAGG aCCTGAAATACGGGAGCTATACCCGAACAAGTTCATCCAACGTGACGATACTGAACGTTTCTATATCCTCAACACTCTCTTCAACTTGCCAg agacCTACCTCTTTGCCTGCCTTGTGGACTTCTTCTCAAACTGTGACAGATATGCAAG CTGTGAGACTGGCTTTAAAGATGGCGACCTCTTCATGTCCTTCAAGAGCATGTTCCAAGACATCCGCGACGCCGTCGACTGGGTCCACTTCAAG GGCACCCTGAAGGAAAAGACAGTAGAGAACCTTGAAAAGTACGTAGTGAGAGAC gCAAAGCTGCCTCTCCTGCTGAGTAGAATGAATGAAGTAGCCAAGGTGTTCCTGGCCACCAACAGTGACTACAAATACACACAC AAGATCATGACATACCTGTTTGACTTCCCCCACGGCCCAAAG CACGGGACGTCCCACCGGCCGTGGCAGTCCTACTTTGACCTGATTCTGGTGGACGCCAGGAAGCCTCTGTTCTTTGGAGAGGGAACGGTGCTCAGACAAGTCGACACG ACGACAGGGCGGCTGAAGATCGGGACCTACACAGGACCCCTGCACCATGGCATCGTCTACTCTGGAG gTTCTTCTGACATTGTGTGTGACCTGCTGGGGGCCAAGGGGAAGGACATCGTCTACATCGGAGACCACATCTTCGGGGACATCCTCAAGTCCAAGAAACGCCAGGGTTGGAGGACCTTCCTCATCATCCCCGAGCTGGCCCAGGAGTTGCATGTCTGGACTGACAAGAGCT CGTTATTCGAAGAATTGCAGGGCCTGGACATTTTCTTGGCAGAGCTCTACAA gcATCTGGACAGCAGTAGTAATGAGAGACCTGACATCAGTGCTCTCCAGAGAAGGGTCAAG AAAGTGACCCATGACATGGACATGTGCTATGGTATGATGGGTAGTCTGTTCAGGTCCGGCTCCAGACAGACTCTGTTTGCCTCTCAGGTGATGCGCTATGCTGACCTGTATGCTGCTTCCTTCATCAACCTCCTGTACTATCCCTTCAGCTACCTCTTCAGAGCTGCTCACGTACTG ATGCCCCACGAGTCAACGGTGGAGCACGCGCACATCGACACGGACACCGAGTCCCCCCTGGCCACGCGCAACCGCCACTGCACCGACAGCAAGGACCTGGAGTGCTGTAGCAACAAGAACCGAAGCCAGCTGACCCGGTCCATCAGTGAGATCAAACCCCCCAACATGTTCCCCCAGACCCCACAGGAGATCACCCACTGCCACGATGAagacgatgatgaggaggaggaagagtag
- the LOC106588647 gene encoding cytosolic purine 5'-nucleotidase isoform X3: protein MFIRVFVNRSLAMEKIKCFGFDMDYTLAVYKSPEYESLGFELTVERLVHIGYPQELLSFVYDPAFPTRGLVFDTMYGNLLKVDAYGNILVCVHGFNFLRGPEIRELYPNKFIQRDDTERFYILNTLFNLPETYLFACLVDFFSNCDRYASCETGFKDGDLFMSFKSMFQDIRDAVDWVHFKGTLKEKTVENLEKYVVRDAKLPLLLSRMNEVAKVFLATNSDYKYTHKIMTYLFDFPHGPKHGTSHRPWQSYFDLILVDARKPLFFGEGTVLRQVDTTTGRLKIGTYTGPLHHGIVYSGGSSDIVCDLLGAKGKDIVYIGDHIFGDILKSKKRQGWRTFLIIPELAQELHVWTDKSSLFEELQGLDIFLAELYKHLDSSSNERPDISALQRRVKKVTHDMDMCYGMMGSLFRSGSRQTLFASQVMRYADLYAASFINLLYYPFSYLFRAAHVLMPHESTVEHAHIDTDTESPLATRNRHCTDSKDLECCSNKNRSQLTRSISEIKPPNMFPQTPQEITHCHDEDDDEEEEE from the exons TGTACAAGTCTCCAGAGTACGAGTCTCTGGGCTTTGAGCTGACCGTGGAGCGCCTGGTCCACATCGGTTACCCCCAGGAGCTGCTCAGCTTCGTCTACGACCCCGCCTTCCCCACCAG AGGCCTGGTGTTTGACACCATGTATGGGAACCTGTTGAAGGTGGACGCGTACGGCAACATCCTGGTCTGTGTCCACGGCTTCAATTTCCTACGAGG aCCTGAAATACGGGAGCTATACCCGAACAAGTTCATCCAACGTGACGATACTGAACGTTTCTATATCCTCAACACTCTCTTCAACTTGCCAg agacCTACCTCTTTGCCTGCCTTGTGGACTTCTTCTCAAACTGTGACAGATATGCAAG CTGTGAGACTGGCTTTAAAGATGGCGACCTCTTCATGTCCTTCAAGAGCATGTTCCAAGACATCCGCGACGCCGTCGACTGGGTCCACTTCAAG GGCACCCTGAAGGAAAAGACAGTAGAGAACCTTGAAAAGTACGTAGTGAGAGAC gCAAAGCTGCCTCTCCTGCTGAGTAGAATGAATGAAGTAGCCAAGGTGTTCCTGGCCACCAACAGTGACTACAAATACACACAC AAGATCATGACATACCTGTTTGACTTCCCCCACGGCCCAAAG CACGGGACGTCCCACCGGCCGTGGCAGTCCTACTTTGACCTGATTCTGGTGGACGCCAGGAAGCCTCTGTTCTTTGGAGAGGGAACGGTGCTCAGACAAGTCGACACG ACGACAGGGCGGCTGAAGATCGGGACCTACACAGGACCCCTGCACCATGGCATCGTCTACTCTGGAG gTTCTTCTGACATTGTGTGTGACCTGCTGGGGGCCAAGGGGAAGGACATCGTCTACATCGGAGACCACATCTTCGGGGACATCCTCAAGTCCAAGAAACGCCAGGGTTGGAGGACCTTCCTCATCATCCCCGAGCTGGCCCAGGAGTTGCATGTCTGGACTGACAAGAGCT CGTTATTCGAAGAATTGCAGGGCCTGGACATTTTCTTGGCAGAGCTCTACAA gcATCTGGACAGCAGTAGTAATGAGAGACCTGACATCAGTGCTCTCCAGAGAAGGGTCAAG AAAGTGACCCATGACATGGACATGTGCTATGGTATGATGGGTAGTCTGTTCAGGTCCGGCTCCAGACAGACTCTGTTTGCCTCTCAGGTGATGCGCTATGCTGACCTGTATGCTGCTTCCTTCATCAACCTCCTGTACTATCCCTTCAGCTACCTCTTCAGAGCTGCTCACGTACTG ATGCCCCACGAGTCAACGGTGGAGCACGCGCACATCGACACGGACACCGAGTCCCCCCTGGCCACGCGCAACCGCCACTGCACCGACAGCAAGGACCTGGAGTGCTGTAGCAACAAGAACCGAAGCCAGCTGACCCGGTCCATCAGTGAGATCAAACCCCCCAACATGTTCCCCCAGACCCCACAGGAGATCACCCACTGCCACGATGAagacgatgatgaggaggaggaagagtag
- the LOC106588647 gene encoding cytosolic purine 5'-nucleotidase isoform X4 encodes MNEVAKVFLATNSDYKYTHKIMTYLFDFPHGPKHGTSHRPWQSYFDLILVDARKPLFFGEGTVLRQVDTTTGRLKIGTYTGPLHHGIVYSGGSSDIVCDLLGAKGKDIVYIGDHIFGDILKSKKRQGWRTFLIIPELAQELHVWTDKSSLFEELQGLDIFLAELYKHLDSSSNERPDISALQRRVKKVTHDMDMCYGMMGSLFRSGSRQTLFASQVMRYADLYAASFINLLYYPFSYLFRAAHVLMPHESTVEHAHIDTDTESPLATRNRHCTDSKDLECCSNKNRSQLTRSISEIKPPNMFPQTPQEITHCHDEDDDEEEEE; translated from the exons ATGAATGAAGTAGCCAAGGTGTTCCTGGCCACCAACAGTGACTACAAATACACACAC AAGATCATGACATACCTGTTTGACTTCCCCCACGGCCCAAAG CACGGGACGTCCCACCGGCCGTGGCAGTCCTACTTTGACCTGATTCTGGTGGACGCCAGGAAGCCTCTGTTCTTTGGAGAGGGAACGGTGCTCAGACAAGTCGACACG ACGACAGGGCGGCTGAAGATCGGGACCTACACAGGACCCCTGCACCATGGCATCGTCTACTCTGGAG gTTCTTCTGACATTGTGTGTGACCTGCTGGGGGCCAAGGGGAAGGACATCGTCTACATCGGAGACCACATCTTCGGGGACATCCTCAAGTCCAAGAAACGCCAGGGTTGGAGGACCTTCCTCATCATCCCCGAGCTGGCCCAGGAGTTGCATGTCTGGACTGACAAGAGCT CGTTATTCGAAGAATTGCAGGGCCTGGACATTTTCTTGGCAGAGCTCTACAA gcATCTGGACAGCAGTAGTAATGAGAGACCTGACATCAGTGCTCTCCAGAGAAGGGTCAAG AAAGTGACCCATGACATGGACATGTGCTATGGTATGATGGGTAGTCTGTTCAGGTCCGGCTCCAGACAGACTCTGTTTGCCTCTCAGGTGATGCGCTATGCTGACCTGTATGCTGCTTCCTTCATCAACCTCCTGTACTATCCCTTCAGCTACCTCTTCAGAGCTGCTCACGTACTG ATGCCCCACGAGTCAACGGTGGAGCACGCGCACATCGACACGGACACCGAGTCCCCCCTGGCCACGCGCAACCGCCACTGCACCGACAGCAAGGACCTGGAGTGCTGTAGCAACAAGAACCGAAGCCAGCTGACCCGGTCCATCAGTGAGATCAAACCCCCCAACATGTTCCCCCAGACCCCACAGGAGATCACCCACTGCCACGATGAagacgatgatgaggaggaggaagagtag